The genomic region GCCAGACGAGCAAAATCAGGAACTGATCTGATTTTTAGAGCGTGTCCTGAATAAGATTCCACTTCAACAGTCTGTTGCTGCTCCTCTTTAACAGTCTCTGCAGTAACGACATCTCCCCTGTGCCTTAGCTCAGTTTCCCCACAAGGTCCAGGAGCAACCAGAACAGAGGAAACACTGCACTTTGGTCTAATGGgaatcaacagaaaaataataaaattaaacagGGAAGATAAAAGATGTGGACTagtcaaaaaacaaaacgtaAGATGCATTATATTTagaaatatttttgtgaaaatttCTGGTTGATTGAAGTTTTACATTACCTTTTAACTTTAGTATTGATGTGGATGAAGTTGCAAGGGAGTGTTGAAACCTGTCTGTCCACAACCAAGTACTCATCACTTTTGGAGAAAGCCTTATGACGGACACTCTGTAGATGCTGAAAGAAAAATTACTCAGTTCAATTATTGATAATCACAGGTCTCTCTGGTGGAGGCTACTGAGCACAATTTCTTacaccagaggtcttcaacagggggtccgcgacccctagggggtccgcggaggtactgcacgGGGGTCGCGAAATCTTTGGTTGATaagactcttttttttcttttctcattttcaagaaaaaaaattccccacaaatttaaatgtctttaaataaacatttacatgcatccaacatattgtgaggctgatatgaccctctgcctgacaacctccatccgtccaagattagataagttgtgtgctacccatcagggtccgacatctcactaatgtgggcgtatgtgtgccatccacagatggcttgaggattcactgtctcttctacatgcatgtttaaaataaaaacatgagtctgtgaattactttaataactcagtgttgtatgcaagatgtatgtttataaatggcagtggcatggccaccctgtaccttgcacatgtttaaattacaaacatgaataaatgaacccttgtaatatttagctatgtttatacaaggcactaggcctagtttaatataaaacacaattttatactatatatatatatatatatatatacacacatagtaGGGGGTCCCCGCTTCATCTCttgcccagtttgggggtccttggcctgaaaaacgttgaagacccctgtcTTACACTATAGAAGCAATTAAATACCCCAAAACTTGGGTACGCTTATACCACAAAATAAAACGTtcaggtaaaaaaatatatatatatattatctagGAACACAGTATTATGCAGTTGGACTAAATCAGATGACAATCACTATGTATAAACAACTGTTGTGAACATGGTTCTGACATAAATTacttataaataatatatagtaCTTTAATAAACATGATATTATTCTTATAAACGAGGAGACTTACCATTGTGAGGTTTTCGTATTTCACCATACAGCACTCGCAGTAGCCGCCTCGTTTCTTGTCCCTGTTCTTCTTTCGGCCGTGAGCTCTGTCCTCACTAGCTGAGGCTTTCGCTCCTCTGTTCCCAGACGACCCCAAAAGGATGAACAAATAAAATCGGACTACGGTGAAAATAGTGTTCATAAATTCCCAGACACACTTGACGAAGAATAGACTGAGTGGCTCCAGCAGAACAAACTCAAAACATGTGGAGAAGCATGTTTCAATCCTTCTATCTTAATTTTTacaaatcttaatcttaaatatgTAAACATTTGTATGAAACAATGTTTTAGTGGTTAGTTTATTACTTGGTTAGTCAGTTATTCATTAAGTCAGTCAGTTGCTTAGTAAAGCTAATCGATGTAAATGTATCTTTGGCTTCCACAAACCGCAGAATTAGGGATTCAGTTGAGGGACATCAACAAACAGCACAACTTTTAGAGATAGATGTTATTATATAACATCTTTgaaaattttaattttttattaagttACTAATTTCAAAACTCCCCAGGGAAAAGTTAAGATTaatatttggttttaaattgttAGAATAAGGTTAGAAAATAAGCAGTGTTATTAAAAGGTCCTGGTCATGTTACATACTGTACTAATGTTACATCAACTAAGAGTAATGCAGAAAGACAAAACACCAAACCTTTGTCCTTCCTGTTTGTTCCCAGGTGAATTCTTGTCCTCGACACTGAAGGGACTACATGGAGGGACAGTCTTCAGGTTGAACTCAGGCATGTTGGACATTGTGAGGTAGATCGGACGGTAGTGTCTgaggtagaaaaaaaagaataatttaaTCATCCACACATTAACCAATCAAAGACAGTTGGTGGATGTCAGCTTCATTTAACCTATTCCATTTTACCTGCTTGAATCCTCAACCTTGACAAAAGGTTTACCGATTCGTCCACCTGGAAAAAACATCACATATGGTCCATTTAAATATGAGCAGGTGTTAACAGAGAACAAGTAACCTTTCTAGCTAGAAATAAGactaaataactaaatacatctAATGTTTagtaatagaaaataaatttaCCTCTGCATTTCTGAAAGCCTTGCTTTGATGCTGACCCAGCTTTAACCTattaagaaaaacagagaaaagcattttttaattatctATTAAACCATTCATTGTTTcacaaagaatatatttaaagttttaaacCCATAAACTTACAATTGTTCTGGCAGCAGAGGTCGCAGGACACTGGCTACCGAaaatcttttttctcttctttacaTATGCCATTACATCTGTAGTAGGAAATAAAATGGATAAAATTATAGTAAGTCAAAGCAAAATTTGCATCAGTCAATGCACAGCACAAATAATACTTGATGTAATTAACAAAAACTGACAGAACCTTGAGGACATACCATCTATGTAGAGGATTTTCACACCCCAATCCAGAGCATTTGACAGGATCTTGTTCATCTGTATCCTCTCCTAAACATAACAAGTGTCTGTTagcacagaaaagaaaagagctcATTAAAGTTGATATTTTTACTCATTAGTGTTGACTTGACTAACCTGCTCTTTCACCACTCTCTCCACCAAAGATTTACCTCGACTTGTGACCAACTGCAAATCAATGacagaaaaatgtaatgtataATGATGGAAAAATATGAAAGGGTACATagaaccaaatatattttggtTTATCTTGAAGCATTGCTAAGGAACCAATGATAACATGTTGCAACAATGAAAGTAAACCCACTGTGTCTGTTTGACCCTGAGACCTGCTTTTCATGTTGTCCCCGTGGCTGCCAGGTCGGTGCGGGTTTGAGCGAGGGTGAGGTGAACTCGGTCCGGAGTCCGGGCTGGGGACAGGAGAGTCCTGCCTGAGGCACTGCACATATCGGGCCTCCCTCTTGTTGGATACCAGATATTTGATTTCCTTACTGAAGAACTTCTCGACAATCTGAGTGACAGATACAAGATAAATAGCGTTTTTAGGGGAATTCTTTAAGACCATTTCAATCAACGCCTGGCATTGAATGTTTGGATCAGAGTCATcatcttgttatttttttaatcagatactttctgaattaaataaaaatgtccatGATTTTAGCTTGTATGATCCAGGCAAAGTATATTCATCATTTGAgatgtttgttaaaaaaagtAACATTTACTTTTGTTGCTACTAAAATACCCAGGTCCCTAAACAGAACCATGTGGAACACCATGActaatgtgtgtgcatggaaGACTTGTTAACATGAACTAAAAGCAGTCTATACAATAAGTGTGACCAGCCTATTGTGGTTCTTCTAATCCCAAACTTGTGATCAATGTTTCCAATTACTGCTATTGTTGTGAGGCTACAGGGGGTAGGGGGGTATTCCCATGACTCAACAAACGCATATCACATGACTCCTTGTCACTGACTGTGTCTTCTTTGTCTTGTAATTTgtccttttcctctctgtcctctcgcACCCTGTCCTCCTTCTGTCAGCTTTAATTCAACGACTTTATCGTTGTGGGGACTTTTTGGTTTCTCTCTATGATAATGTTAGGTTTACATTTTTCTCTGTAAACTATGTTGTAAGTTGGAACTGTACAAACAAAGTGAAGGGGACAGTTGACACAAGAGAAGTTTAAACAATTGGGTCTCACCCCTCCCAGCTGTTTAATGTCCCTCTCCAGCGTCTCTGCTGTTCTGTTTGACGGCAGGTCCAGGTAAAACACTTTCCCTGCAAAAGGCTTGTTTCGAGCAGAAGAGGACACGAGTGACGGTGGCTTGGCTTGGCTCAGAGTTGTCGTGTCACCAGTGTCGACGCTCTTTCCTAAAATACAACAAttaaagaaacagaagaaaatcatcAGTTCAACAACTTAATGTCGTCGGAATACACGAATAGTAGATATTACTCAGGTAAGTGATCAACAGAAGTGGAATCTAATGATCTGATCGGTCTACACAGTCATAGCAGCACTTTCGATCACTTGAAACTTGACATTCGAAACTTAATTTCTTCAGTCCAAACATGTTTAGATTTAGTCTAAACACTATTTAACTTGTTCAACAAATGCAGAGAATATTTAAGTGATGCACTTTATCTTCTTACTGTTAAAATTGTGCTTCTGTTTGTAGCCACAACATCTCTCACATGTCTTCTTCCTTCAGTTCTCAATAAGTTTTTTAAAAGTCAACTTGACCTGGCTTGATTTAAACTGAGGACATCTTGAATGAAACTGACATTGACAATAGATTTGAATCCGAGCAGATTAAGAACTGATAAATCCTAAAGACGGCCACTACAATATACCAGCAGCTGTCACTTGGATTTAACTCTTCACCCATGAAACACGACGGACCTCTGTGATAACACAGATTACAAGAAGAGGATGAACAGTGACATCACCTCGACAGttggctcctctgtgtctctggatGCGTTTGGGCTTCATGTCACTCTCCTTCATTGTGAACTGAAACGTCTCTCTTCTCCCTCGGTCTCGAGTCAACATgccacggaggaggaggcgctTTGTTTTGCTAGGCGTGGGTGTAAACAAAGAAATAGTTGTTTAcaaggaggagagaaacaaaacaagcgTCTGAGAGGAACATGAATGTTTAGCTGTTAACGTCGATTGTACTAAATAAGCACCGACTCACAGGAGGTTCACGTTGATTCCAGAGCAGGCAGGCAGCTTTGTTCTCGGTTACTTACTTGCCTTACGTTGCGTTAGTTCGCCGGCTAAAGTAAATAAATGTCCCCGGAGCCGCGTTAGCATGTGAGTTAGCACTGGGAAGCGCTAACCAGCTGTTTTTCACTTGTTTAAACAGCTGGAGAAAAGTTTCTCTGTCGGATAACCTCCATTTCCCGCTTTAAATCCAACCGAGGAGGAAGTGTGCGTTGCCACGTTCGACACTTTCCGGCCACGTGAGCATCATCCCGAGCAGAGGCGACGCAGTTCCCTTTTTACACCACAACAGTGGATTATAACAATAACCAAAGAATCCAATTATTCTACTTCTGACAGGGACATTTTCTTTGTTCGATCAAATCAACCACATCGTCCACATCTTTGAAAAACTGGGAAATCTCTACGTTTTACGGAAACTCAAAAAACCTGGCAACGTTGAAATTAAGTAAACACCGCCCCTGTGTTTGAATGGGATGTTTCCACATGTTTCTAACATAAAGGATACAACTCAATTTAAGTACGGTATAAAATATATCGATGAGTTGTTTCATTGgcagatgttttttgttttgaatgggTGAGTGTTTTTATATCCAGGCTCTTATTTAATGTAAAGAAAAATCCAGCCGAAAATTCACGAATGTGCTCCAACTAATTTAATATTACGCAACAAATGtcgtgtttgtgcttgtgtaaACTCCACTAGCTGCGGGGTtataacacacgcacacacacacgtgtgtttgCTCTCATGGATCCCGTGGGACAGCACTAACCTCCTCACTGTCAGGAAACGAGAAGACCAAAGAGGAATGTGCGTGTTCGTGGAAAACTTCGTGGATGCTTAGAACTTTCAGCAGGTAGGAATTTGGCTAGGCTAATTCTGGTTAACCTAAACTCAATGAGCACTGGGTAGTAAGGGAACTGAATCATTACACACACGACACGtttgtttcaaattaaactgaTCTAATGTGGagacttgtttgtgtttcatgaaGACATCATGAGTGGTCAGAGTCCATCACCTGCTGGCGTAAAGCACATTACCCCGGTCCAGCGGATGGTGGCGTCCTGCTCTGGAGCCATCCTCACGTCTGTGCTCGGTGAGATAATAACCTCTGTCACATGCTGTCACTTATCTACCAAGACCCACACTGTTCAGTTCACGCACTGCAACATCACACTGCTCTGTAATGTTGTTTTGGACTGTACTTTAAAGTGCTGTTGAATATTTTGACTTTCTGAGTTTCTGTGTCCAAATACTTATTTATGTAACTCAAAAGTTTTGAATGGCAACACAAAGTACAGCCTTCAAACACGATCATACAGTCGAATCGACACCTCTCTAAAACAGAACATTGTAACATGAGTTCATGCAGGTGGGGTTGATTGCATGACTCAACCAGTTTGAGCAATGTGTACCTAACAAACATTAAATGAATGTATATATGCATGTCCTGTTTGTTTAAACAACCTGCGAAAGGCACAGTCATGTTTTTGTGCTGGTAaagaagcagagagacagatCTGTTTCAAAAAATGACTTAAGCTATGATGAGGTTAAACTTTATTGATCAACACACTGGGGAAATTCAGGAGGTAGACAAGAGAATGACTAAtataatagaataaaaataaaaaaatttaataaagaAATGGTGAgtatgtatattatatacacCTTTAACCGTATATTTGTATGAAATGttataaagtaaaagtaaaaaacctTTTGTACATAACATCCTGTAACATCTTACTAATTAGATGAATTTAAAAGGTGACAAAAATAGAATTTTAATCAAAAGTGAGACAGCCACAAAGAAAATTGATTTAGCTTCAGAAAACGGTTGATGGGAAAGATCAGTGATTATTTTTAATTGCgctaaaacaatcaaataagCTTTAAATGCACTAACTGATTCCCAGCATGGTGCAGTAAGATAACAACCTACTGCACATAGATGTTCAACATTTgttcattgttattttgatCGTGAAACGGCAATAATAGAAAGTCTCATTCCGagtttttgcatttttcagtcACACCGTTGGACGTTGTGAAGATCCGACTTCAAGCACAGAAGAATCCCTTCCCCAAAGGTATGAGGAATATGAGTATAACCTAAATACTAGTAGTTATGTTTCATATGCTCCCATTGGACAGTAAAtattatgtgtttttaatattcagGAAAATGCTTTGTCTATTGTAATGGACTGATGgaccacatctgtgtgtgtgtgaacgggaACTCCAAGGCCTGGTACAAAGCTCCCGGTCACTTCAGTGGCACACTGGTAAGAAATACTTCACCTACCTGTTGCTTGTCATTTTTCTCTGTTCCCTATTGTGTATATAATAAAAACCTTAAGTCAGAAGTTCCCTGTCACATTGCCTTTAGTGAGGGATGCACAGgcgtgttttttattatttattatcataaacATGTGATTGCAGAACAGCTCATCATCCTGCtctgcctcttctctctgtatctctgcaGGATGCCTTTGTTAAGATTGTACGCCATGAGGGAATCAAGTCATTGTGGAGTGGCCTGCCTCCCACCCTGTAAGTGTTCAGatctcttttgtgttttgtttttttaccacgTTGCTTTTCATTCTGCCTGCTCACGTCTAAAAGATGAGTTATAATGGCGCTTGCCTAGGAAGTGACCACTTACTTAAGATTTATGTCAAGTATTTTTTATAATGTAATCTCTTTTAATTCATGCCctacattcattttatttatcattcaTTTATAATGTCAATGGAAAAGATGGTTAGTATTAACTGTTCGTATGTGCTGTCTCCAGTGTGATGGCCGTCCCAGCCACAGTCATCTACTTCACATGTTACGACCAGCTGTTGGCAGCTCTCAGGCTCAGGATGGGCGGCTACGCTGAGGAGGCTCCTCTCCTGGCAGGATCCATCGCAAGAGGTGAGGGagctctgctgctgtcacatcACTGAAGACAACAGAACGGATTCAAGATCACATTTTATACAATGTCTAACTAAACtaaataagtttaaaaaaataactaaaaaagGCATCTGTTGGGTCGTTAGtcaattaatcatttaaaaCCTTAGTTAGGATAGTTTCCCTGATGACATTCACACACTGATTTCCAAGGGTAACCACTCGTACTACAATTGATGTCACAACCACCATGTTGATAATTTCATGAAGTGATCCActacattttttaatcaaatgatCTGATGTCTTCTTAATACGTTTTCTTTCATTGCTTTTACATTGGATaggatgcatgttttttttgtttaatctctGTGTTGTCTTCCTCTCGTGTCAGTGGGTTCAGCGACAGTGATCAGCCCCCTGGAGCTGATGCGCACTAAGCTGCAGTCTGAGAAGCAGTCGTACGGGGAGCTGACTCGCTGCATCCGCTCGGCGGTGGAGACGGAGGGCTGGCTGTCTCTGTGGAGGGGT from Pleuronectes platessa chromosome 10, fPlePla1.1, whole genome shotgun sequence harbors:
- the slc25a40 gene encoding probable mitochondrial glutathione transporter SLC25A40, which produces MSGQSPSPAGVKHITPVQRMVASCSGAILTSVLVTPLDVVKIRLQAQKNPFPKGKCFVYCNGLMDHICVCVNGNSKAWYKAPGHFSGTLDAFVKIVRHEGIKSLWSGLPPTLVMAVPATVIYFTCYDQLLAALRLRMGGYAEEAPLLAGSIARVGSATVISPLELMRTKLQSEKQSYGELTRCIRSAVETEGWLSLWRGLGPTLLRDVPFSAMYWYNYEKGKRFLCERYNSREPTFTITFISGAVSGAIASIVTLPFDVVKTRRQLELGELQAKNLSSGVSNSTFTVMSRIVAQHGFSGLFAGFLPRLIKVAPACAIMISTYEVGKVFFHKRNQERTLGLQTNA
- the dbf4 gene encoding protein DBF4 homolog A isoform X1, with product MLTRDRGRRETFQFTMKESDMKPKRIQRHRGANCRGKSVDTGDTTTLSQAKPPSLVSSSARNKPFAGKVFYLDLPSNRTAETLERDIKQLGGIVEKFFSKEIKYLVSNKREARYVQCLRQDSPVPSPDSGPSSPHPRSNPHRPGSHGDNMKSRSQGQTDTLVTSRGKSLVERVVKEQERIQMNKILSNALDWGVKILYIDDVMAYVKKRKKIFGSQCPATSAARTIVKAGSASKQGFQKCRGGRIGKPFVKVEDSSRHYRPIYLTMSNMPEFNLKTVPPCSPFSVEDKNSPGNKQEGQRGAKASASEDRAHGRKKNRDKKRGGYCECCMVKYENLTMHLQSVRHKAFSKSDEYLVVDRQVSTLPCNFIHINTKVKRPKCSVSSVLVAPGPCGETELRHRGDVVTAETVKEEQQQTVEVESYSGHALKIRSVPDFARLAHRERDWRNCRTYSERSKAKSLALKRVCRQNSLTSCSHKAAQTHIPQPKRDTVSSAGERLEACPSRVPQVDSVDLISHIDKNSMSSCSHNIDVQNYSSKSLNVVTNQQEHSDTNTGSLQFEAVQDGSIFPDKMTENYLSENTEGQLPPQSVSPAWKIQRKVRAYKRRRRKVDSNIEHKKPSESPDNSVLKLWELFQSSDDMDVEFRGFED
- the dbf4 gene encoding protein DBF4 homolog A isoform X2, whose amino-acid sequence is MLTRDRGRRETFQFTMKESDMKPKRIQRHRGANCRGKSVDTGDTTTLSQAKPPSLVSSSARNKPFAGKVFYLDLPSNRTAETLERDIKQLGGIVEKFFSKEIKYLVSNKREARYVQCLRQDSPVPSPDSGPSSPHPRSNPHRPGSHGDNMKSRSQGQTDTLVTSRGKSLVERVVKEQERIQMNKILSNALDWGVKILYIDDVMAYVKKRKKIFGSQCPATSAARTIVKAGSASKQGFQKCRGGRIGKPFVKVEDSSRHYRPIYLTMSNMPEFNLKTVPPCSPFSVEDKNSPGNKQEGQRGAKASASEDRAHGRKKNRDKKRGGYCECCMVKYENLTMAKDPQTGQEMKRGPPTIIYRVSVIRLSPKVMSTWLWTDRFQHSLATSSTSILKLKDQSAVFPLFWLLLDLVGKLS